The following DNA comes from Kitasatospora sp. NBC_01287.
GCGCGCTGCTCCTGCTGGACGGTGAGTCGCGGGGCGAGCTCCTCGGCGGCTTCCTGGTGGTCTACCTCGCCGCCGCCCACCACGGCAAGGTCCGGATCACCGCGCGGCCCGGCCCCGACGAGGCACCGCTGCTGCTCGGCGTGCGGGACGGCGACCGGACACCGGAGTTGGCGCTTTCCACCGGCGAGCGCTTCGCGGCACACACCCTGCGCACCGACGCGTTCCGCACGCCCTCGACCTCGGGCTCGGGCTCGGGTTCGGGCTCGGGCTCGTTCTCGACCTCGCCATCGTTCTCGACCTCGCCATCGCTCCCGCAGTCCCCGTCGCCCTGGACCGAGCGGGCGATCGCGCTGCTGCACCGCGCGGACCTCGGACCGTTCCGCCTCGCCTATCTGGAGACCCTGGTCCGGGTCGCCGACTGGCGCTCCAGCGGACGCCACGACGCTCCGGTGCCGACCCCGACGGACGCCTGACGCCTGACGGCTCGCGGGAGCGCGGCTCACCGGCCTCTCCGGCCGCCGGGTCAGTCCAGCGTCAGCAGCACGAGCAGCAGGACGACCAGGATCACGACGGCGGAGGCCGAGACCAGGTAGGCCGCGACCCGGTGCGGGGCATTGGGAAAGCCGGTCTCCTCCTCCTCCCCGCTCCGCAACAGCACACAGGCGACCAGCTCGTGCGCGAACCCCGAGGTGTCGGTCCGGTCGATTTCCCGCTGTTCCGTCATGTGGGCTGAACCAATCGACAAAGGACGTCGGCAAGATCCGGGATGTCCAGGTTGGCCGTGTCGACCGAATACGTCAACGCCGCGCGGGCGATGCCGTACCCTTGACGACCACTCAGCCGCACCTGAGCTGGTCTCCCGGGGCCCGTCGAACACCTCGACCGCCTGCTTGCCCGCCCACCACTCCGTCCGGCATCGGCGGAACTCTGCTTCGTGCACTACCGCCACGTGCACTGATGTCCTGGTAATCAGTCCGGAGCGGCCGTTGAACCGCACGGGGGGCAACACAGTGATGACAGCACAGGACACACCGGCTGCGGACCACGGGTTCCTGGAGCGGGCCGACCCGCAGGCGCCGCCCCCGTCGTGCCGCGCCCGGAGTGGGTGCGGGAGCACGCCTGGAAATCGGAGGCCCTCTTCCGACTCCCCGGAGCACCTGGAGTCCGCCGACGCACCCTGGCACTGTTCGTGCGCGTTCGTCGGCAAGTGATCTGCGAAGTACCAGTGGTGACTGATACTCAGTGTCGTTTCCGTATTGCCGTCAGATAAGATGATGAGCTTACCGAATGTACAGGGGGCTCGCGTGCCGGGATCCAGGTTGTTCGCGCAGCCGGCGGCAGTACAGGCGTGGCAGCGGCACGGCACTGCGCCAGTGGACGAGTTCCGGGACGAACTGTCACCGGTACGCCCGCCTGATGGAGAAGCCGCGAACGGGGAACACGTGCTTCACGGGGTGGTGGCGGGTCGTGGCTGACTCCTACGAGGTGAACCCGGACGCGTTGAAGGCGACGGCGAAGGGGATCAACGACGCGATCGCGGAGTTGAGGACGCTGGGGATCGATGAGAGTGCCGAGGGTGGGCGGGGCTTCTCCGAGATCGCGTTGACGGGGATGCAGGTCGGCAATCCGGGTCTCCAGTCGGCGTTGGACGACTTCTGCGAGCGGTGGAGCTGGGGGGTGCGCACCCTGGTCCATGACGGCAACGAGATCGCGCAGCGGCTGGGGTTGTCGGCGGGTATGTACTACGACCAGGAGCAGTACGCCTCGGGGATGCTCAAGGACGTGGTCTCCGCCGCGATGGGTGATCCGGATCTGACGCAGGATCAGGTGGAGTCCCGTTCCTGGGGTCAGACCTGGTCGGACAACGAGTACGCCCAGGTCCGCGATGCCGACTATTCGGCGGGTTCGTTCGAGAAGGCCGCCGCGAACTCGCGGGCGGCGTGGTCGGCGGAGGGCAAGGACATCAAGAACAGCGCCCCGCTGCCGGGCTTGCCCGGGGTCGTCGTGTCGACGAGTGAACTGCCGGGGGGCAAGGGCTGATGGGGTTCCTGGACGACGTCGGCAACGGCCTGGAGGGGCTGTACAAGGACGGCAAGAAGCAGGTCGGCAAGGTCATCGACCAGAACGCCCACACGGTGGGCGGGATGCTGGACTTCGTCGGCCTGCACGACGCCGCCCACGCCGTCGACAAGTTCGGCGACCACATCGCCGACAACCTCGGCGCGCAGATCGGCGAGATGCAACTGGGCGACTCCGATGATCCCAAGGACCTGGTCCACGGTGACGCGAAGGCGTTGAGCGACTCGGCGGGGCACCTGCGCACGTTCCACGACGCGTTCCAGGAGACCGGTGGCGGCCTGCAGTCGATGGACTCCGACCACTGGAAGGGCCAGGCCGCCGACGCGTTCCGCACCCGCTTCCAGCCGCACCCCGCCCAATGGTTGAGCGCCGCCGACGCCTGCGCCACCGCCGCCACCGCCCTGGACGGCTACTCCACCACCGTCACCTGGGCGCAGGATCAGGCCAAGCAGGCCATCGACGCGTACAACGCGGCCAAGAAGGCCCACCAGCAGGCCCAAGACGCCTACAACACCAGCGTCGACGCCTACAACAAGGCCGCCAAGGCCTGGAACACCGCCGCCAAGTCGAACCCGAACGCCGCCCCGGGCCCGAAGCCCACCGACCCCGGCACCTTCCAGGACCCCAGCACCACCCAACTCACCCACGCCCAGGACCTGCTACGCGCCGCCCGCGCCGGCCGCGACACCGCCGCCGCCAACACCGCCAAGGCGCTGCGCACCGCCCTGGCCACCGCCCCCGCCGAGCCGAGCTTCACCCAACGCATGAAGCTCGACGCCGTCGACCTCTACGAGGGCTCCACCATGGGTGTCGCCCACGTGTACGGCGGCATCATCAAGGGCGCGGCCGACATCGTGAAGGTCGCTCGCGGCCTGGACCCGTGGGACGTCTACAACCTCACCCATCCCGCCACCTACCTCGATCACCTCAACCAGACCGCCGCCGGCCTCGTCCACGCCGACCTGCACCCAGTAGACGTGGTCAAGTCCCTGGCCGGCACCGGCTGGAGCTCCGACCCCTTCGAGGCCGGCGGCAAACTCATCACCAACCTCGCCCTCGGCGCCGCCACCGACGGCGCGGGAACCGAGGCCGACGCCGCCCTGAACGCCGCCAAGGACACCACCGAGACCGCCGCCACCAAGCTCGGCGACAGCACGACGGAGAACGCCGCGACGGACGCGGCGAAGGAACCGGCCCCCGCCGCGCCACCAGCGCCACCAGCGCCACCAGCGATGAAACTCCCCGACACGCGCGTCACAGCGCAGGCCATCCACGCGGGCTCCATGGACAAGGTGGCCGCCGACGCGTTGATCGACGAGGAGTTCCCGTGGCTGAAGACGATCAACAAGCCCCGCTGGGAGACCGACACCCCGGGCTACACCTACAACTGCACCAACAACGCGGGCACGGTCAATCACCGGCTCGACGGTATCGAGGTCGACACCGCGCCGCTGTCCGCGCCGCGTCTGCTGAACGCTGCCGAGGTCGGCGCTCCCGGTATGACCTCCCGGCCGGTCGACAGCTATGACGAGATCATCAACTCCATGAGTACCAGCGGTGATGGGGCCCGCGGCCTGGTGATCATCCACCGGGAGACGAGCGGACACGTGTTCAACGTGATCAACAGCGGTGGCCGGGTGATCTTCCTGGACGGTCAGACCGGGGCCCTGGGGCGGCTGGAACAGAAGGGCATCGAGGAACTCCGGTTCCTGCACTACCGCCAGGGACACTGACGGCCCGGACACTGACGGCCCGGACAAGCGGTCCGGACAAGCGGTCCGGGCCGACCGCTGACCAACCGCTGAAGCACCATTGACCGACCGATGACCCGACCCGATGACCCGATCCGAGGAGCAGCAGAGTGATGACAGCGCAGGAGGCACTGACCGCGGCCCGCGAGTTCCTGGCGCGGGTCTACCCGAAGGCGCCGCCGACCATCGTGCTGCGCCCGGACTGGGTGCGGGAGCACGACTGGGCTTGGGAGGTGGTCTTCGACTCCCAGGAACACCTGGACTCCGGCGACTTCGCACAAGCGCTGTTCACTCGCGTCGTCGTCGTCCCGAAGAACGGCCACCGGGTGGACTTCATGCCCACCGTGTTCGATGTCGAGATGCAGCAGTACTACCTGGCCACCGGCCGGCGCACCCGATTCGAGGCGGAACACTGAACACCATGCCCACCTCTCCCATGGACCCCACCCGTCGCGCCGCCGAGTGGGTGCACCGGACCTACGGCCCGCTGGTCCAACTCGCGGTCCCCCACCCGGTGGCCCAGACGCCGCAGGCCTGGCTGTTCAGCCTGTGCGCCGTACCGCAGCCGGGCTACCCCGAAACGGCGATGCTCAATGCCTCCGTGGTGGTGCCGAAGGACGGCGCCGTGCCCTTCCACCCGGCCAACGCCGACCCGTGGGGCGATGTGGCGGCGCTCGCCCAGGACCCGGGCCCGCGTTCGCCGGAGGACTGGACCCGCCGGGTGAACGCGCGCGGCTGCGTGGTGAGCGTGGACGCGGCGGTGAACGGCGCGGCGGCGACGGCCCTGCCGTGGCGGTCCGCGCACGAGGCCCCGGGCTGGTGGGGCCGGCTGGTACACCGCCACTTCGTCGGTGACACCGGAACGCCGCAGGTCGCCACCCTCCCGGACTGGGACGCGGTGCTGGAATCGGTGCGTGCGGGTGGCGCGGGCACCCGTGGTGTGGTCTGGCTGCGTCGCGAGGCGGGCGGCCAGGAGGCCACCGGGCACCTGCTCTACCTCCTGAACGACGGTCAGCGGGTGGTGGCACTGGACGGCCAGACCGGCGGCCTGGCCCGGCTGGAGACCGACGGCGTGCGCTCGCTGACGCTGGCGCGCTTCCAGCGCCCGGTCCCGGGCGAGCGCCCGCCTCGTCCCGACTGGCAGCAGCCGGCCCAGGAGCTGTCCGCGGCCGTCCGCAAGGCCACGGCCTGGCTGGAGCACACCTACGACGGCGAGGTGGTCCTGACCGGCCCCACGGCGGCGGACGACCTCGGCCGGGGCTGGCTCTTCGCCTGCAACACCAGTGCCTTCCTGCGGAGCGGTGACTGGCGCCAGGGCATGCTCGACGCCGCCCTGGTGGTGCCCAAGGACGACGGCATCCCCTTCGGACTGCCCAACTCCGACCCCTGGACCTGGTTGGAGCGCTGGCGGCTGGGCGGCGAACCCGGCGAGGACGGCCTCGACCTGCTGCCGCTGCCCGGCCCGGCCGCCTGGCTGGAACCGACGATGGCGCGGCTCGGCCCTGTCCTGGAGACCAGCGAGTACCGCGGCTGGCACCAGGCGATCACCGCGCTGGCAGCCACCCCGGACGGCACGCGAGCCCTCATCTGGGTCCGCCGCCAGGACGCCCGAGGACGGGAGTCCGTGGGCCTGCTGGTCAACGCGGCCCAGACCGGGACGGGACTGCTCCTCATCGACCCCACCCGCAACGCACCGGCCACCCTGGAACTGGCGGGCGTCCTCGCCCTCCACCTGATCCGCTACCGCTGACGACGGCGGGGGCTGACGGGCGGGAGCCCGCTGCGCGAGGCTGTTCGGTCCGCCTTGAGGCTCAGTGTCATGTCGGCATTACTGTCGGCTAAGGTGATGAAAGTATTGCCATGATCACTGAGCGCTATGGGGGCTCGCGTGTCGGGGTCTGGGCTGCTCGCGCAGCTGACGTCTTTTCTGACGGCCCGCGGGTCGCGGTTGCTGGAGCTGCCGCTGCCCGCGTTGATCGTGCCGGATGTCGCGGTGGTGGGTCGTGGCTGACTCCTACGCGGTGGACCCGGAGGCGTTGAAGGCGACGGCGAAGGGGATCAACGACGCGATCGCGGAGTTGAGGACGCTGGGGATCGATGAGAGCGCGGAGGGTGGGCGGGGGTTCTCCGAGATCGGGTTGACGGGGTTGCAGGTCGGCAACCCTGGTTTGCAGTCGGCGTTGGCGGACTTCTGTGAGCGGTGGAGCTGGGGGGTGCGCACCCTGGTCCATGACGGCAACGAGATCGCGCAGCGGCTGGGGTTGTCGGCGGGTATGTACTACGACCAGGAGCAGTACGCCTCGGGGATGCTCAAGGACGTGGTCTCCGCCGCGATCGGTGACCCGGATCTGACGCAGGAGCAGGTCGAGGGGCAGTCCTGGGGTCGGACCTGGTCGGACAATCCGTACACCGATCTCACCCGTCCCGATGACTCGGCGGCTTCGCTGGACAAGGCGGTGGCCGATTCGCGGGCGGCGTGGGCGGCGGAGGGCAAGGACCTTGAGAACAGCGCCCCGCTGCCGGGCTTGCCCGGGGTCGTGGTGTCGACGAGTGAACTGCCGGGGGGCAAGGGCTGATGGGGTTCCTGGACGATGTCGGGGACGGCCTGGAGGGGTTGTACAAGGACGGTAAGAAGCAGGTCGGCAAGGTCATCGACCAGAACGCCCACACGGTGGGCGGGATGCTGGACTTCGTCGGCCTGCACGACGCCGCCCACGCCGTCGACAAGTTCGGCGACCACATCGCCGACAACCTCGGCGCGCAGATCGGCGAGATGCAACTGGGCGACTCCGATGATCCCAAGGACCTGGTCCACGGTGACGCGAAGGCGTTGAGCGACTCGGCGGGGCACCTGCGCACGTTCCACGACGCGTTCCAGGAGACCGGTGGCGGCCTGCAGTCGATGGACTCCGACCACTGGAAGGGCCAGGCCGCCGACGCGTTCCGCACCCGCTTCCAGCCGCACCCCGCCCAATGGTTGAGCGCCGCCGACGCCTGCGCCACCGCCGCCACCGCCCTGGACGGCTACTCCACCACCGTCACCTGGGCGCAGGATCAGGCCAAGCAGGCCATCGACGCGTACAACGCGGCCAAGAAGGCCCACCAGCAGGCCCAAGACGCCTACAACACCAGCGTCGACGCCTACAACAAGGCCGCCAAGGCCTGGAACACCGCCGCCAAGTCGAACCCGAACGCCGCCCCGGGCCCGAAGCCCACCGACCCCGGCGCCTTCCAGGACCCCAGCACCACCGGCCTCACCCACGCCCGCGACCTGCTGCGCGCCGCCCGCGCCGGGCGCGACAGCGCCGCCGACCAGGCCGCCAAAGCGCTGCGCACCGCTCTGGCCGGGGCGCCCGCCGAGCCGAGCTTCACCCAGCGCATGAAGCTGGACGCCGTCGACCTCTACGAGGGCAGTTCGCTGGGGACCGCCCACCTGCTCGGTGGTGTGGTCAAGGGTGGGGCCGACATCGTGAAGTTCGGGCGCGCTCTGGACCCGATGGACGCCTACAACGTCACCCATCCCGCCACCTACCTCGATCACCTCAACCAGACCGCCGCCGGCCTGGTGCACGCCGACCTGCACCCAGTAGACGTGGTCAAGTCCCTGGTCGGCTCCGGCTGGAGCTCCGACCCGTTCGAGGCCGGCGGCAAGCTGTTCACCAACATCGCGCTCGGGGTGGCGACCGACGGCGCGGGGACCGAGGCCGACGCCGCCCTGAACCTCGCCAAGGACTCCACCGAGAGCGCCGCCACCAGCGCGCTGAAGAACGGCGCCGAGAACGCGGGCAAGGACAGCGCCGCCGGCGGGGCGGACCAGATCTCGGCGCAGGACGCCGCGGACTACGCCCGCTGGGCGCACCTGAGGGATTTCTACAACTCGCCGAAGGGACCATGGGGACACCTCGCCAAGCCTGCCGACGGCATCGAGTCCAGTGCCATTCACGCCGGCTCAGTCGAGGACCCGGAGCTCGCCCAGCAGTTCCTCGATGACCAGTACCCGTGGATGCGCGAGGTCAATCGGCCACGCTTCGAGGACGGTACGCCCGGCTACAACCAGAATTGTTCGGAGAACGTCATCGCGGTCAACAAGCAACTGGACGGAATCAAGGCCACCGCCGATCCGCTGATGGAGGGCCGCTGGCCGGACCCGGCGCGGCTGGGCAACCCGAACGCCACTTGGGAGAATCCGTTCACTTACGACAACATCATCCAGGACCTCAAATCGCGCGGAGAGGGCTCTCGCGGCGTTGTCTACATCAGCCGTTCGGACGGCACGGCGCACGTGTTCAACGCGATCAATGATCCGAACGGTGTCGTCTTCCTGGACGGCCAGATCGGAAAACTGGCCCGTCTGGAACCCGCGGACAGCATCAGATATCTTCCCTACCGCTAACTGACACAGGAGCCAGTCGCGCATGCTCTCCCGAAGCGAGGCCCACGATCGGGCCAAGGAATTCCTCAACCAGCACTACGTAAACGTTCCGATGACCATCGTGCTGCAGCCCGAGCTGACAGTCGAGCACGACTGGGCCTGGGCGGTACGGTTCGACTCCCAGGAACACCTCGACACCGGCGACATCTTCAAGGCTCCGTTCAACCGGTTGCTGGTCGTCCCCAAGGACGGATCGCCAGCGCACCCCGCCCCGACCGCCTTCACCCTGGAACAGACGACGCACTACCTCGGCACGGGAGAGCGTCCCGGGCAGCAGACAGAGAGTTGAAGTCCCGTGCCCCTGTCGGTCAACGAAGCAACCGTCCAGGCCCGGAGCTGGCTCGCTGCCACCTACCGCAGCCAGGTGGAACTGGCGGTTTCGCAGCCGGTCGCGCAGTCGCCCGAGGCGTACTTGTACAGCTGCCGGGTGCTGCCGCAGCCGGGGTTCCGGCCGACCCCGATGCTCAGCGCCTCGCTTGTGGTTCCGGTCAACGGCACCGGGCCGTTCCACCCGGCCACCGACCGGCCGTGGGCCGATCTTGCCTCGCTGGGCCAGGATTCGCGGCCACGGACCCTGGCCGGCCAGGCGCACCGCCTCAACGCCCGTGGCTGCGTAGTGGTCATGGACGGCATGATCGACGGGGTGCGGAGCAGCGTGCTGCCGTGGCAGCCCTATCACGAGGCACCGGGCTGGTGGAGTCGAATGCTGCGCCACCACTTCGGCCAGGCGGAAGTGGCCGTCTGCGGCAACTGGGACGAGCTCATCGGTGCCGTCCAGGCGAGTGGCCCGGACACCCGCGGCGTGGTGTGGGTTCGGCGCGAGATCGGCGGCGAGGAGGCCACCGGCCATCTGCTCTACGTCCATAACAATCAAGGCAACGCCGTGGTGCTCGACCCGCTCGCCGGTGGTCTGGCACGCCTGGAGCTGGAGCACGTCCGCCGACTGACCCTAGCGCGGTTCCGCCGGGACGTGCAGCCGGAGGCACAACCTCAGGAGCCCTGGCGCCGCCGGGCCCCAGACTTCCACGCGGCGAAGCACAAGGCGCAGGCATGGCTGGACCAGCAGTACGGCGGCCAGGTCCTCCTGGTGGATCCGCAGCCAGCCGACGAAGGGTCGCGCGGCTGGCTGTTCGCCTGCAACACCCAGGCCTTTCTGGCCGGAGGCCGCCGGGAGGACGCACTGCTGGACGCGGCACTGGTTGTCCCCAAGGACGCCCGCGCACCGTTCAGCCTGCCGAACTCCTCGCCCTGGACCTGGTACACGCAGTGGTCGAGCGGACGGGACGACCAGCCGCTGCCGCCCGCCCCGGCACCGCTGGACTGGCTCGACCGCACGATGAGTTCGCTAGGCGGACTGATCCGGGTCACCGACCACACCGATTGGCCCACCCTACTGGCCGAACTGGTCACCTTGCCGACAGGCGTACGTGCCCTGGTCTGGGTCCGCCGCCGGGACGGCCGGGGCCGCGAGTCGGTCGGCCTGCTGCTCAACGCCGCGTTGACCGAGCGCGGGCTGGTGCTGCTGGATCCGACCACCGGCGAACCCGCCACGCTGGAAGGCGAGGACGTCAGCTCGATGCATCTGCTCCGGTACCGCTGAGGCCCGCCGGGCGCTGGTGAGCCTTGCTGCTGACGCCCGCCACAGCTCCACTCCGGCTACCCGGCCGGTGCCATGAACCCGAAAAGTGAGCGACAGTCATGGAAGATCTCTGGAGTACATCATCACCGTGGATCCACCGATTCGCCGGAAAGAATCCGGATGAGGCGTATTGGACCCTGCCACCTCAGGGGACTTCTTTCGTCGCACGGCTCGACGGCGAAAAGATGACGGACCTGCAAGGCGTCTTCGAGGAGTTCTCCCGGGGCTTGCGCTTCCCTGCGTACTTCGGATGGAATTGGCCCGCGTTCTCGGAGTGCCTTCGCGATCTCGCTTGGATCGGCAGCGAGAACTACCTGCTTGTCATCTCGGGATCACAGTTTCTCCTCTCCGACGAGCCGGAGGAGATGAACACCTTCATGAAGATCTCGGAAGAAGCCGGACGCACCAGAAGCCGGATGATCAGGCAGCCTGCCACCTCCTTCAATATTGTTCTGACCTGAACATTCAGGCAGCGCGATGGGCTCGACGAAGAAATGTATTGGAGTCAGCAGTGGAAGCCGACGACTACTCCGAGGTCGCTTCGTGGAGCAGCGAGTTCGGCGGGGAGCCCGATTCATTCGACTTCGTCTCGGCCCGTTTCAGCCTCGGCGACTGGATCTCCATCGCGGCGATCTTCGGTCCGAAATTCATCGAGGTGGACGGGTGCATCCTCTGGGAGCGCGCTTTCGAACGGCAGAACTTCGAGGCCTGGCAGGCCGAACTGTCCGGTGACCGCGCTCGGATCGAAGCCGTACTGAACCAGTTGAGGCTCTGGCAGCTGATCGAGTACGGGGAATCACCGGAAGAGGCGGCCGCCGCGGCCGCCATTGCAAGGTCGATCGCACATTGCTGGCGCTTGCGCCTGGCCGAGCAGTTTCCCGAGGCCCGTTTCACGGTTGCCGTGCACGAGTCCGAAGACGGACCAATCGTCACATTCAATTCCGTGCAGCCCTGACGCCAACTCCCTGGGAGCCCTGAGCACTGTCGAGGAGGCTCACCCACCCCCCGCCACCGGCGCCGGCACCACCAGCACCGGGCAGGCCGCGTGGTGGACCGCCGCCGTGCTGACCGAGCCCAGCAGGAGCCGGCTGAAGCCGCCGTTGCCGCGGGCTCCCAGGACCAGGGTGTGCTGGCCGGGGGTGGCCGCGAGGAGGACCTCGACCACCTGGCCCAGGGCGACGTGCAGGGACAGCTCGCCGCCGAACGGCTGGGGGCGGGCCCGGTCGACCGTCGCGACGGCGCGGCGCAGGCCGTCGGCCATGCTGGCGGTGAGGCGTTCGACGCTCTCCTGGACCAGTTCGGCCATGCCCGGGGGGTAGCCGCCGCCCGGGGAGGGGTTGACCACGCCTAGGACGTAGAGGGGGAGGGCGTAGCGCTCGGCCTCGGACATCGCGCGGTGCAGGGCCCAGAGGGAGCCGTCGGAGCCGTCGCAGGCGGCCAGGATGCCGGGGGGCAGCGGTGGTCCCGGCGGGGTGGTGGAGACGGGGCTGGTGGAGACGGGGGTGGTCACCTGCGGGGCCTCCGGCTGATGGGGTGTCAGTCAGCCCATGATCCGTCGAAGGTCGGCCGAATCCCGGCAGGCGCAGGCACACGCACAAGCTCAGGCACAAGCTCAGGCGAACCGTGCCTCCGCCACCGCCCGCCGTTGCGGCAGCGGCAGGCCGGTCCAGCAGGAGCCGTGGCGGCGGGCTTCGAAGCGGCGCAGCCACAGCTCCACCGCGACCACGTCGGCCAGGCCGTCCAGGGCGCCCGGCGGCAGGTCGGCGTAGGGGTCGGCGGCGCGGCGCAGGGCGCGGCGGACGGCGGGCAGGTCGATCAGTCCGGCCTCGGCGAGCAGCGGCTCCTGGAACAGCTCGGCCAGCGCGTCGGCGGCCGCGCGCAGGCCGGCCCGGGCGGCCTCGGCCCGGTCGGGGCGCGGGGCGCGGCCCCAGTCGGCGGGCAGGTCGACCCGGCCGGCGCCGGCCAGCACGGCGCGCAGCAGGGCGTGCCGGGCGCCGGGTTGCAGGCGCAGGTCGGCGGGGAGCAGGCGGGCGGCGCGGATCACCCGGTTGTCGAAGAAGGGGGCGTGCACCCGCTGGCCGTGCTGCTCGGCGGCGTGCACCAAGGTCCGGTAGGCGCCGGCGTGGTGGTGCAGCGCCAGCCGGGCCCGGCGCACTCCGGGGTGCAGCTCGGGCGCGGGACCCCGGGCCGCGAGCCGCAGGCGCAGCGCGACCGAGGCGAGCGCGTCGTCGGAGAGGAAGCGGGCGGCCGGGCCCGGCACGCACCAGGCGAGGTCGGCCACCGAGTACGCCCCGGCGGTGTACCGCGTCCCGGGGCGGGTACCGCGGCGGACCGCGCCCCGTCGGGCCGTCAGCAGCACCGCGGCGTCGTCCAGCGCCTCGGCGTAGCCGCCGCGGGCCAGTCGGCGGGCCGCGCGCAGCACGGTGACCGGGGTGCGGACGGCGCCGGTCAGGGTGCCGGCGAGCGCGCGGTCCAGGCCGGCCAGCGCGGCGACCGGCGGGAGCAGTTCGCGCGGGCGGCCCTCGCGGAGCAGGTCGGCGAGCCGGGCGGGGTGGCCGTCGAGCACCTGGCGGGCGCCGTGTCCGGTCAGGTGGTCGACACCGCCGGCGCTCAGCCTGGCCGCGGTGCCGGGCGCGGTGATCAGGGCCCGGCCCGGCTCGTCGGTGAGCGGCCCGGCGGTCAGATCGGCATAGGGCAGGCCGGCCGGGGTGGCGGCGAGGACGGTGTGGCGCAGCCGGGAGCGGCCCACCTCACCCGGGGCCTCGGGGGTGGAGCGGGGAGACTCGCGGACGGTGACGGCGGTGAGGAGCTCCGGTTCGGGCGACCGGGGTGCCGGATCCTGCCGGGTCCAGGAGCCCTTGGTCGCGCCGGTGCGCGGAGCCCCGTCCGCGCGAGCGACGGCC
Coding sequences within:
- a CDS encoding asparagine synthase-related protein; this encodes MRWLAGWSGSAAKLLIPARPPAAFRAATAGPTGAGPTGAGPTTATAQDALAALAAVRPLAATALWTGPDPLWAVGDWRPEEIRQAVQLPGTGHPAVSTGPRPADLSQDTESVSRLLVLGHCGATDQELAAGLAAARGGAVRQLTGWPGSYAVVLRIGTRSTLLLTDLAGLQPVFHTPWCGGTAYATAALPLADLIGAPVDTGHLAAALACPESPEALGTGTPYVGVRRVPPGHTLAIRGGRPHLTEYDDEGAPGGVRSRHGGEAPAVRELTRTLLEAVRSRVRSAPGAAAGLGPRRPRIGADLSYGTASTALALLAAAVPIGPGSGAGLGAGAGVGSAVDPAPGPAAEAVARADGAPRTGATKGSWTRQDPAPRSPEPELLTAVTVRESPRSTPEAPGEVGRSRLRHTVLAATPAGLPYADLTAGPLTDEPGRALITAPGTAARLSAGGVDHLTGHGARQVLDGHPARLADLLREGRPRELLPPVAALAGLDRALAGTLTGAVRTPVTVLRAARRLARGGYAEALDDAAVLLTARRGAVRRGTRPGTRYTAGAYSVADLAWCVPGPAARFLSDDALASVALRLRLAARGPAPELHPGVRRARLALHHHAGAYRTLVHAAEQHGQRVHAPFFDNRVIRAARLLPADLRLQPGARHALLRAVLAGAGRVDLPADWGRAPRPDRAEAARAGLRAAADALAELFQEPLLAEAGLIDLPAVRRALRRAADPYADLPPGALDGLADVVAVELWLRRFEARRHGSCWTGLPLPQRRAVAEARFA